A region from the Bacillus sp. (in: firmicutes) genome encodes:
- a CDS encoding YuzB family protein has product MIKPIIEFCVSNLASGAQRAREILEKDPDLDIVEYSCLGYCGKCAETLYALVNGEMVTGETPEDLVKNIYKYLEENPMF; this is encoded by the coding sequence TTGATTAAACCGATTATTGAGTTTTGTGTAAGTAACCTTGCGAGCGGTGCCCAGCGCGCAAGAGAAATACTAGAGAAAGATCCAGATTTAGATATTGTCGAATATAGTTGTTTAGGCTATTGTGGGAAATGTGCGGAAACGTTATATGCACTCGTGAATGGAGAAATGGTCACTGGAGAAACACCAGAGGATTTAGTTAAAAATATTTATAAATATTTGGAAGAAAATCCGATGTTTTAA
- a CDS encoding DUF2225 domain-containing protein, with translation MEILSPYFERNISCHLCEQPFTTTKIRSRFVKLKGLDTDFCPLYISKELNPLIYNVHVCPHCGYSFTDDFYPKFIPAIKDKLALTLFERWTPKNYGGHRTIEESINTYKLAIFCGIEKKEKHIVIAGLYLRTAWLYRIMNNHEEEQRFLKLAVQEYVNAYLIEDVPRYGMSEVKLLYLIGELSRRTGQYIQAASYFSRVFQLRKHTIEKRIVEMAREQWYLTREAYKKSATN, from the coding sequence ATGGAAATACTATCTCCTTACTTTGAACGAAATATTAGCTGCCATCTTTGTGAACAGCCATTTACAACAACCAAAATTCGGTCCAGATTCGTAAAATTAAAAGGACTGGATACCGATTTTTGTCCGTTATACATTTCTAAAGAACTAAATCCTTTGATATATAATGTTCACGTTTGTCCTCATTGTGGATACTCATTTACGGACGATTTTTATCCAAAATTTATTCCAGCTATAAAAGACAAATTAGCGCTTACGTTGTTTGAACGATGGACACCTAAAAATTACGGAGGACACCGAACGATTGAAGAATCAATAAATACATACAAATTAGCTATCTTTTGCGGTATTGAAAAAAAAGAAAAACATATTGTGATCGCTGGCTTGTACTTACGGACAGCTTGGCTTTACCGAATAATGAACAACCATGAAGAAGAACAGCGCTTTTTAAAATTAGCTGTTCAAGAATATGTCAATGCTTATCTGATCGAAGACGTCCCACGCTATGGAATGTCCGAAGTCAAACTCTTATATTTAATTGGGGAATTATCACGTCGTACAGGACAATACATTCAAGCTGCTTCTTATTTCTCCCGCGTGTTTCAATTACGAAAGCATACGATTGAAAAACGGATAGTTGAGATGGCTCGTGAACAATGGTACCTAACGCGGGAAGCATACAAAAAAAGTGCCACCAACTAA